GGAGGTGAGCCGCCAGGTGAGCGGTTCCAGCCACCACTCGGAGGCGAAGCGCAGCGCGGCGGCGGCGAGGGCGAAGGGCCAGGCGAGGAACCGGGCGGCGCGGGGGTCCACCGCCGGCAGTGTAGGGCGGCCCGACCACCGGAGACCGGTCCCGACACCGACCCGGCGGGCCAGCGCCTGTCCGGGATGCGCGTCTCTCCACCACGGCCTCGTCGGCGTCCTTCCGCCGCACGTGGCTCCTGCGTCAGGATCTGCGTGACGTTGCCCCGCCCCGTCCCGAACGTCACTCGCGCCGAGTTGGAGGAGCACGAGCCCGTGAAGAGATCGGAGATCGTGCGGACCGCCATGGGTGTGTGCCTGAGCAGTGTCGCCCATGTCGGCGGCGGGCTCGTCGCCGCCAACTCGCTCTGGGACGGCAGGGACTCACCCGCTGAATGGACCTTCTACTACGCCGGTGCCGGATGCTGCCTGCTCCCTCTCACCGGAACGATCGCATGGCTCCTGACCACGACGGAGAGCACGAGGCGCACCGGCCAAGGCGTAATCATCGGGGCGGTCGTGGCCACCATCGTTGCCGGCCTGGCGCTGCTCACCGGATACGCGCCGCCCTGGATCTCGGCGGGCTGGACCGGGGATGGATGGAGCTGATCGGCGGAACCGCCGAAGGCATGGAGCCGCGAACCGCCGGCCCTCCCGGGTGACATCCCGAAGCGCTGGCGTCACCACTTGCCGCCCCACCAGACGGCCAGCAGCCCCACGAGCACTACGGCGCCGTCGGCGGGCGGACGATTCGCTACCGCGCAAGCAGGGAGCGCAGGGCCTTGACGATCTCGTCTGGCGCTTCCTCGGCCATGAAGTGCCCGACGGACGTGGTTCGGTGGTCCAGATCAGCCGCCCAGGTGTGCCACAGCGCGGCGGCGTCGTAGCCGAGTGCGGCTCCCCAGTCCTGCTGGACGACGGTGACCGGCATGGGCAGCCGATTCCCGGTGGCTCGGTCGGCCCGGTCGTGTTCGATGTCGATGCCGGCCGAGGCCCGGTAGTCGGCGACGATCGAGGGGACGGCCTCGCGCGAGGCTCTCAGGTACTCCGCCCGCAGGTCTGCGGGAATGGCACGGGGGTTCTTGGCCCACAGGTCGAGGAAGTAGCCGAAGAAGGCGTCCGGGCTGGCGCTGATCATCTGCTCGGGCAGGCCGGGCGGCTGGGCCATCAGGTACAGGTGGAAGGCGACAGCGGCGGAGGATCCGTGCAGGATGTCCCACATGTCCAGCGTCGGCAGGACGTCGAGGACGGCGAGGTGGGTGATCGTGGCGGGATGGTCGAGGCCGGCGCGGATGGCGACCAGGGCGCCGCGGTCGTGCCCGGCCAGGGCGAAGCGCTCGTGGCCGAGCTTGCCGGCGAGGGTGACGATGTCGGCGGCCATGGTCCGCTTGGAGTAGGTGTCGGCCTCGCGCGCTTCGGGCTTGTCACTGGCACCGTAGCCGCGCAGGTCGGGACAGATCACGGTGTGGTCGGTGGCGAGGTCGCCGGCGACGTGCCGCCACATGAGGTGGGTCTGCGGAAAACCGTGCAACAGCACGATCGGGCTGCCCGTACCTCCCACCGCCACGTTCACGGTCACGTCATCGTCGACCGCGACGCGCTGGTAGTCGAACCCGGGAATGGCAATTGTCATGATCGTCCTTTTCTCGTCGGCCGGACGATCCCCAGCCTGCCGGTCACGGATGAGCAGACGATGAGCGCGATACGTTGAGCGCACATGCGGAGGGCGGTTCGGTCAGTGCAGGTCAGCATCGGTGTTCTCGGGCCGGTCGTCGCCTGGGACGGCGTCGGCGCGCCGCTGGACCTGAGAGGGCCGAAACACCGCGCGGTGCTGGCGCGACTCGTCGTCGCGCGTGGTCGGGTCGTACCGGTCGACCGCCTCGTCGACGATCTGTGGCAGGAGCCCGCACCGGGCGCGGTGGGCAGCGTCCGCACGTTCGTGGCGGCGTTGCGGCGCGCGCTGGAGCCGCAGCGTGCACCGCGCGAGTCGGCTCGGCTGCTGGTCACGGAGGGCCCGGGGTACGCGCTCAGGTTGGCACCGGACGCGGTCGACGCCTGGCGGTTCGAGGACGAGGTCGCCGCCGCGTCCACGGCGTCCCCGCACGAGGCCCTCGAGAGGCTCGATCGTGCCCTGAGTTGGTGGCGGGGGCCCGCGTTGGCCGGCGTCGACGACGAGCCGTGGTCGCGCGTCGAACGCTCCCGCCTCGAACAGCTACGGCTGAACGCGATCGAGCAGCGGGCCGAGGCGCGACTGGACGTCGGGCGCGCCTCGGACGTCGTACCCGATCTCGACGCGCACGTGGCCGAGCATCCGTGGCGGGAGGAGGCGTGGCGGCTGCTGGCGCTCGCCCTGTACCGCACCGGACGCCAGGGTGATGCGCTCGCGGTGCTGCGCCGAGCCCGCAGCCTGCTCCTGGAACAGCTGGGCGTCGATCCGAGCCCGCGACTGCGCCGCCTGGAGACCGACATCCTCCGCCAGGCCGATCGGGTCGGCGACGGTCCGGGTTCATCGGGACCGCACCGGGTCTGGGCGGAGACCGCAGCGGCATACGACCGTACGGTGGCGTCCGGCTCCGGCTCTCGGCTGGAGTCGACGGTCGGCCTGCTGCGAAGTCTCGCCGTGACGGGGGCGAGCGGACTCGCGGCGGCCCGGGAGCAGCGGATCGCGGCCATCGCCGCCGCCGAGCAGCTGGGCGATCCTGATCTGACCGCCCGGGTGATCGGCGGCTACGACGTGCCCGCGATCTGGACGCGGTCGGACGATCCGGCGCAGGCGGCGCAGATCGTGGCGGCGGCCGAGCGGGCCCTGACCGCCCTTGGTTCCGACTCGTCCGAGGCCACCCGAGCCCGACTGCTGGCCACGATCGCGGTGGAGTCCCGCGGCACCCGCACGGCGCGCGGGCCCGAGGCCGCCGAGGAGGCGGAGCGGATCGCGCGCCGCCTGGGCGACCCGGCCCTGCTGGCCTTCGCGCTGAACGGCGTGTTCATGCAGACCTTTCACCGCGCGGGCCTGGCTCCCCAGCGGGACCGGATCGGTGCCGAGCTCGTCGCGCTCTCCGCTCGGCACGGACTGGGGACGTTCGAGATCCTCGGTCATCTCGTCCGGCTGCAGGCCCGCAGCGCGCTCGCGGACTTCGCCACCGGCGACCGGCACGCAGCCGCAGCGGACCGGCTCGCCGCGCGGTACGACCGACCCCTGGTCGGCGTGTTCACCCAGTGGTACCGCGCCCTGCGACTGGCCGCGACCGAGCCGTCGCCACAGGCCGCGGAGGCGGCCTACCGCGACGGGGCGGCACGGCTCGCCGACGCCGGAATGCCGGGCGTCGAGCGGGGCCTCCTACCGCTGGCCCTGCTGTGCCTGCGGGTGTCGCACGGGGAGCCGGCCCACTTCGACGACGGGACCGACTGGGGCCCGCACACGCCCTGGGCGCGTCCCCTCGTCCTGCTCGGACGCAACCGCCCGGCCGACGCCGCCGCGGCGCTGCGGCAGGTCCCGGATCCACCGCGCGACCTGCTGTTCGAGGCCCTGTGGTGCCTCACCTTCCGAGCCGCGATCGCCCTGGACGACCGGACGGTGATGAGACGCGCCCGGATCGCACTCACGCCGGCCGCCGACGAGCTGGCCGGGGCCGGCAGCGGCATGCTCACCGCCGGCCCCGTCTCACGTCACCTCGACGACCTCGACGCGGCCCTCCGCCGCACCCGATGAGCAGGAGAGCCCGGCCAGCAGATCCAGGCCGGCGCGGATCGCCCGGCCCACTGCGGGACGGTGCTCTGAGATGGTGGGCGACGGACGAGTCAACCGGTACGCCGAGTACCGACTCACGGGAGGCTGAGCACCATGCGAAAACTGACCTTCGGCATGAACCTGAGCCTGGACGGCTACATCGCCGCGCCCGGCGACGACCTCGGCTGGAGTGTGCCGAGCGACGAGCTGTTCCAGTGGTGGTCCGACCGGGTGGCGGCGACAGGCACGGCGCTGTACGGGCGCAGACTGTGGGAGACGATGAGTTCCCACTGGCCGACCGCCGACCAGCAGCCGGGTGCCACACCGGCGCAGATCGAGTTCGCCCGCCGCTGGCGGGACATGCCGAAGGTGGTGTTCTCCTCGACGACCAGCACGGTCGGCGAAAACACCCGCCTGGTCACCGGCGACGCGGTCACCGAGATCACCCGGCTCAAGGCCGAGGACGGCGGCCCGATGGACATCGGCGGCGCCACGCTCGCCGCAGCGGCCATGCGGGGCGGGCTGATCGACGAGTACGCGATCGTCACCCATCCGGTCCTGGTAGGTGGCGGCACGCCGTTCTTCGCGACCCTGGACAACCGGGTGGACCTGACCCTGGTGGAGACCCGGACGTTCCCGGGCGGCGTGGTCCTGACCAGGTACGAGACCAGGCGCTGAGTACTCGGATCGGCCCGGGCTTCGGGCCGATCCCAGGATCTCGCGGCACTGCGTTTCGAGGCGATCGTGATACCCGTGCCGCAGACCGCCCGGGTGGGGGCAGACACGCGGGAGCCATCCATGCCAGAACTTGCAGCCAACGACGTGCCATGCAGGACGTCACCCGGTCGAGATCCCGTCTCCCACGAAGCGTGGCGACAGCCGCTACAGGCCGTCGCCAGGCCGTCAGGCGTCGCAGGTGCGAAGATCGCATGTCGTCGGTTGTCACACGGACGGGTCCCAGGCGGCGAGCTGATCGAAGATGCGACGGTCGCCTTCGAACGTCAGCGAATCCAGCGGTATGCGGCCGTAGAAGAACAGGACCAGGTCACTGCCCGTGCCACGGGCGGAGGCGTCGGCCGTGTCGGGGTCCTCGCCGGCAGCGGGCGTGAGGTGGGCGACCTGCGCGCCGTCGGGGGAAAGCCGAAGGCGCCAGGAGTGGCCCTCGGTGGCGTGGTAATCGACGATGGCGGGGGCGTGCGGCCAGGCGACCGTCGTCGCGCAGAGGGTGAACTGGCAGTCGTCGAAACCGTCGAGGGCGACCTCCTCCGGTAGCGGCTGCGGGGCACCCACCGTGAGCTGGGCGTCGTAGGTGTACACCGCGATCTCGGGAACCTGGCGCCGCGCCCATGCACCAGAGGTTTGCGGTGACGGCGAGTCGTCCCACCACGTCCAACAACCGCGATCCGGGCCGGCCTCACGCAGCGCGCTCGTCAACTGCTCGACGGACTCGGTCCACCAGGCCAGCAGAGCCTCGCGTTCCCGAGGCGCACCCATGCCGTCCTCCCAAGCCGACTTCTCCGGAGGCGCGTCTGCGGGTCCTGCGGCGACGATTGCGGCTGATTTGCGGCGGCCCATGCCCACGTGTTGCACGAGATCGAACAGCGTCCGCTCAGGATGGGTCGGCACCTGCAGGTCGAGGCTGGGTGCTGCGGCGACCGCAGCGCGGAAGGCGGTCGACCGTTCGTTGATCAGCCGCAGATGATCAGAGAACGTGAGGATCGCATGCATCCGGTTTTGTACCACTGTGCTCCGACGACCGGACAGCGAATTTCGCAGCCGGCGCGGCGGTCGCCCCGGCACTGATACGTGCCCTTGATTGACGCACGGACAACGACATCCGCAACGCGCAGAGTCACTCGTACGGCTGCCACTCGACCAAGGTGTACATCAGCCTGCGGCGCTGCCGCCCGAGATCCTGGCCGAACGCGACCCGCTCGCCGTGCTGCGCTTCACCGCAGCGCTTGGACGCCCCGCGGTCGTTCATCTGATTGACGAGGCGATGACCCGCGAGGAGGTCACCGCGGCCCGCACCGCCCAGCCCACGCCGTACGGCCGAGAGGTCATCGTCGCCGCCCACCAGACTGGCCGCCGAGTCGCCGTCGTCTCCAAAAATCGGCTGGGTCCGTCCATGCTTACCTGGCCGCCCGCCGACTGACCGGCTACGTACACCCGGTCATCGGTCGGCCCGAGGCAGCTCCCGAAAAGATGAAGCCGGACCCGTTCCCGGTGCTGGCAGCCATCCGCGAGTTGGGCGCCGAGCAAGCGGAATGCGTGCTGGTCGGTGACTCCGCTACCGACATCGAAGCCGCCCACGCCGCCGGAATCGCCGCCATCGGGTACGCCAACAAGCCCGGCAAGCGCGAACGGTTCACCGCCGCAGAGGCAGTCATCGACAGCATGGCCGAGATGGTGGCGGCGTTCGCCGTCGACGAGCTGTAGCACCGCAACCACCGGACACGAGCGCCCCGGGAGATCATGACCGGGGCGTTCTCCTTGCCTCAGTCCTGAGTTCGACGCACACCGCGCAAGACAGCCAGGCGCCGGCGGCAAGCTAGTCCAAGTCTCCGCGCCTGGTGGCGATCCACGCCTCAACGTCCTCGGCGAGCCACACGTTGCCCATCTGGAGCGTTGCCACAGGCTCAGGGAAATCGCGTCGGTTGGTGATCTGGTAGACGCGCTGCCGGGAGACGCCGCCCAGCATGATCCGGATCTCGCCCGAACCCACCAACCGCAGCTTCTTGCCCATGACGCTGACGCTAGGCATGCGTCGACTAGGCATGTATCAAGTTGACGGACACCTAGTTCTCTAGCACTCTAGTCGTTTACTCTTAACGCATGACTAGGTTCAAGTGGTTCCAGCGCCCTGGTCAGCCGGTGGACTATGTGGCCGGTGAGCCAGTCCCATCCAAGCATCATCTGAAGGCGCAGAGGTGGATCGGCCGAGCCGCCGTCCCGGTTCCAGAACAGCCCTTGATGACCATGGCCGCCGCCTGGCGTTCGTCAAAGGCCCTCAAGCGCCTCAACCAGAGGTGATCCATGCCTATCCCTCAGTGGCGACCAGAACCCCCGTTCCCCGTCTTGATGGCCGGCTACGTCATCGACTTCCACCACTGTTCGGTCTGCTCGAAGTGCTCTGACGACGGATGCCCGCGCCTCGCGGCCGCCCGCGAGACCCTACGCGCCTGGCGAGACAGGAAGGGCCGACGTGAAGGCCGGTGACGTGTTACATCTGACCCGCACAGCCAGCCCTCAATTCGTACGACCGATCTTCTTCCGCCTTATCAAGATCCGCTCCGACCTCCACACCTACGATGGATGGACATGGCTGGACGGATATCAACTGGACAAGAAGGGCGACGCTTCAGTTCGCAGAGAACTGTACGTTCTTAAGGGAGGCGTAAAGTTGCTACATTCGCAGACAGATCCGCATACACATGCTGTAAGGAATAATGCAACAAAGAGGGCGGATCACATGTGATTCCGAGTGACCTTGCTTTCATCTCTACTGGTGATCTGCGCGAGAAGATCAGAATCTTTCGGATCAGGCGATGCCCCTGAAGCACCTTGCGGCGAATTGGGTCTAATTCTTGACGCAACCCGATCCAACCCATGCAGAGTTGCTTGCCGCAGAATTTCCTTGACTCGTCTCCTAATTTCTGGAGTTCGCTCGATACGGGGCCGTTCGAGTGGAATAAACAGCTCGTCGCCGTAGAGCTTCTCTCGCGTCACGCCTACCAGATTCTGCAATAGGCAAGCGTACAGCAACTGGTTCGCACGTCGAGTGCGACCCGTTCCAGCGGCATAGATCATCACGCCCGCCGCACATGCTGCGAAAACCAGCAATACCACCCCGTTAGAGGTTACCCTAAAGCCGAGGAAGTCGTATATTGTTAGAACTGCCGAAATCGAAAAGGCTGCCAACGGCCAGGAGACACCTTTGCGGAACTCTCCTTCCGACCGGATGCGGTCAATCTCATTGTAGAGATCCTTGTAATTTACTCGTAGCGCCACCTCAGCCTGTTCCATCCGCGCGCGGAGTCGGTCCCGCTGAGCCGCCAGATTGAATACGGCAATAGCAAACTCCACTCGAGCCGTTGATTCTTCTCTCAATTTCTGGGCCATTGCCTCGCGTGCCAACTGGGCAATGCGCTCGTCGCGACGTATGTAGAAATTTAATAGTGAAGCATCAGACGCTCGCACAATCTTTGGCTTTTCAGCCTCGCTAGCGAATGCGTAGAGGTCATGGTTGCTAACGCGAGTCGCTTCGGTCGCCTTACTTAGAGTCGCTGGAGTCATAGCCTCTAGCGCATTGTTAAGAATGTCTGGGTTTTCTCCGAACGCTAACTCAAGATCAGTCTTGAGCAGCTCTTGAAAGCTCCCGTAATCCGGTTCCGCAATTTCCCGAACTTGTCGAAAAAATGTAGCTATACGCGCCCCAAGCGACTCTAGCACCTGAAAAGTGGTGTCTTCCAGCACCTTTAGGTACGGCTCATCTTGAAGCTTCCGCCGCAGTCTCGATGCAGCTAGAGCGACATAGGATACGAATGCGAAAAGAAGGAGCAGGCTAAGCGAGACTGCCGCCCTGGTGCTACGGAAAGTAAGAAGTATCACTCCAGCAACGAAAAGCACGAAGGCGAGCGTGCATAGCCCCCAGAAGATCCTACTTAGCATCTCCAGCAAGATGCCCAGCAAGTAGACTAAGAAAAGGCCAAAAACAAGCAGGATTTGGTCGGGAAGATCCTGAAGTGGCTCTACTACGGGCTTGATCTGCGAGCTTCGCCAATCCTGCTTCGGGATTAGAAAAAAAATTAGCCACAACGTACCTGACCAAAGTAGGCCCACCGAGAATGGTGTACGCGTGTCACGTAGACCAGGAACCACTTGCGACAGGATGTTCATGGTTTCCGATTCCTCAATCCACGATCACTCCGATGCGATCTGGCAGCTTGAGACCTTATACTCGGACCCAGGTAGAGCCGATTATCAGTCAGATAACCGACATGAATCGGTAGCCTCCGCGTCGACCAGAGAACTACCCTTGGCCTGCAACATCGACGGATAGGTCGCGCTACCGGCACCTACACCCTGGCGCACGACGTGGACGTCAGGCGAATAGTTCTATCGAAGCACTGCCGAATAGCTCTTTTCTAGATCAAGGCACCGCGCTCCGCGCGGTGCGGGGCGGCAAGCCCGGCCGGCGGCAAGCCGCCCCGGCCGCCTACGGCGCCGGGGCGGTGAGCCACCGACAGCCGCCGGGACACCGCCCATCGTCGGATCTGAGCTCAGCGCGAGTTCGTCCGGGAAGAGCTGGTGAAGCGCGGCGACCGCATGCCGCAGGCAGTAATCGAGGCTGTGGCCGTCGACCCTGATCGCCGCACCATCGAGCCGCTGACCCGAAATCACCACGGTCCAGGGCTTGCGCTCCCGCTCCCCGTCGATCTTGACCAGCCCGACCAGACCCATCTCCCCCAGGTGCGCCAGCAGCTCCGGCACGCACTCATCCCACCTCATCCACGAATGGGACCACCGAGGCCGCTACGGAAGCCAGCGGGTGCGTTGGGGCTTCCGTCTGCCGCGCCAGTCCAACCCCGGGACTGGCTTGCCACCGGGTCACCCGGTCGCGGCGCCGGCCCCACCGCCGGGATGTGCCCGACCTCTACGACGGCCGGCGGCACACCGGCAGAGCCCACGCACCGCTGAAGGCCCTCAGGACGAAGCCGGGGAGCAGATCGAATTCAAGGTCTGCTGAGCCCTCGCGCAGGCCGTCCCAGGCCGTGGCCAGGCCGTCAAACGCCACCCAACGATGACCAAGGCCAACCAATTGCACCAGACAAAGCACCAGCTCAGAGCCTTGATCACGGCTCTGAGCCGGTGGGCGACGGACGAGTCGACCTGTACGCCGGATTCTGTGCGCGGCGCGTACCCCTCGCGGGATCCGCGCCGGCGGCGGCCATCCATCTCGGCCTGCCGTCGCCGACAGGCTCCTGCGGCCTACCCGCAGACATCGGGCGGGCAGCCCTCGAGCGTCTGCGCCGAGCCGTCATCTTGCGGTGACGGCCCTTTCTTGGCCTTGCTCCGGGTGGGGTTTACCGAGCCACCCCGGTCACCCGGGGTGCTGGTGGGCTCTTACCCCACCGTTTCACCCTTACCGTCCCTTATCGGGCCGGCGGTCTGTTTTCTGTGGCACTGTCCCGCGGGTCACCCCGGGTTGCCGTTAGCAACCACCCTGCCCTGTGGAGTCCGGACGTTCCTCGGCGGCGGGCCGGAGCCCGCCGACGCGACCGCCCGGTCGACTCGTCCGTCGCGCTCTCATCCTAACGACGCGGTGGCCGTGCCCATTTCCACCCCGCCACCGGGTCACCGACGGCGGCGGGGGCATCGCGCTACCAGTCCCGGACCAGTGGCTCGTCGAACAGCCGCTCGCCATGGGCCGGTTCCCGCAGCAGCCCCGAGCCGACCACCGCGCCGGTGCCGTCCACCGCGCGCAGGGTCACCCGCGCGCCGAGCGGCAGGGTGAGCACGGCGGCGCCGTCGCGTACCGGGGCGGTGGCGCGGACCCGGCCGTCCGCGACCGCCTCCACCCGTACGGCGGTCGGTCGCGGCACCACCAGCAGGCGGTCGGTGAGCACCGGGTACCCGTCGACGACGGCCGGCACCCGGACGGCGGCCACGTCGTACGCGACGGTCACCCCGGTGGCGACCAGCGGACGCCTGCCCTGCCCCGGCTCGTCCGCGCGCGGGGTGTCCGGTCCGGCCTGCCCGGCGGGGGCGAGCGCGACCAGTCCCCCACCGCCGGTGCCCACCTGGAGCACCAGCGGGCTGTCCCGCCCGGCCGTCCCGGCGAGGACCGCCTCGTCCCCGTCGAGCCGGCCCGCCCAGCGCACCTCCGGCAACGATGCGCCGACCAGCCCGCTGAGGTCCACCAGGTTGCGGTACGCGATGTCCGCGCCGCGCACCGTCGGCCATGCGGCGGTCACCGCCGGGTCGGGCCGGACGCCCGGCGCCCGCCGCCAAGCGGTGTCGATGCCCCAACCGTGCGGTTGGATCGGGCCGGCCTGCCGCAGGCGGCCGTCGCACTCGACCCGCCACCAGCCCCGGGCGAGGGTGTGCTCGACCATCAGGTGGTCACCGTCGGGTGCCGGCTGCCACCGCCGGTGCATTGCGCCGCTGAGCCGCCCCGAGCGGTCGTACGACAGGATGCAGCCGGTCGGCGCCAGCCCGAGCAGCCGGCGGTGCTCGTCGTGGCTGACGTCCAGGGCGACGAAGGGCTCCGCCGGCAGGTTCGCCTCCATGGTGCCGCCGCGCACCAGCTCCCCCGGCGGCGTGCCGGCAGCGGCCCGGAGGCTGACCAGCGCGGCGGCGGTGTCGGAGTGGTAGGCGAGGACGACGCTGCGCAGGCCGGTCGAGTCGTCCGCCCAGAGCACCTTCACGGTCGACAGTTCCGGGGCGACGGACAGCCGGTCGGTGGACCGCAGCCGCCCGGTCAGCTCGGCGAGGAAGCGGGTGTCCCCGGCCAGGTTGCCCCGGGTCGGGGAGTCGACCAGTCGCCAGGTCCACGCGGAGTCGACCGGGTGGCCGTGGATGTCGTCCGCCGTCGGGTCCGGGCCGGCGGCGCCGAGGAGACCGGGGCCGGCGAGGGTGGCCGTCAGGAGGGCGGCCAGCGCCGCGCCGAGGCTCGCGAGCCGACGCCGCCGGCGCCGCCGCGCCTGTCGCAGGAGGCGACCGTACGGGTCCTCGTCCGGCACCACCGTCGCCGCGATCCGGGCCAGTCCCACCCGGAGTTCGTCCACGCTCACGCCCGCTCCCCCATCAGCCTGCCGGTCAGCTCCGGCCGTCCGGCGACCCCGCTTCCCAGCACGTCCCTGAGCCGGGCCAGGCCACGCGCGGCCTGGCTCTTCACCGTCCCGACCGAACAGCCCATCGCCTGTGCCACCTCGGCCTCGGGCAGGTCCTCCCAGTAGCGCAGCACCAGCACGGTGCGCATCCGGGCGGGCAGCCGGTCCAACGCGGCCAGCAGTTCGTCGCGGGCGACGACGGCGTCGGCGGAGTCCGGGCCGGCCCGGTCGGGCACGGCGGAGGTGAGCAGCTCGCGCAGCCCGATCCGCCGCCACCGGCTGGTGCGCTCGTTGACCATGGCCCGGCGCACGTACGCGATCGGCTCGTCGACCCGGCGCCAGTGCCGCATCACCTTGAGCAGGGCGTCGTGCACGAGGTCCTGCGCGGCGTCGCGGCTGCCGGTCAGCAGGTACGCCGTGCGCAACAGCTCGGCGTACCTCGCCTCGACGAACTCCCGGAACTCGGCGTCATCCACGCCCCGGCCCCCCGTGTCGATCCCGCACCTCGGCTCCCTCCGTCGCGCGCCGTCGAAGGGAACGACGCGGCAGGGGCCGGGAAGGTTGAGAGAGCGGTGAGACCGAGCGTCCTCGACCGGAGCGTACTAGCCTCGGGGCACCATGGATCTCTCCGACGCCGTGCTCCTGCTCGCCGCCGGTCTCGCCGCGGGCACGGTGAACGCGGTGGCCGGCGGTGGTTCCCTGATCACCTTTCCCGCGCTGATCGCGGTGGGGCTGCCGCCCGTGCCGGCGAA
This genomic interval from Micromonospora coxensis contains the following:
- a CDS encoding alpha/beta fold hydrolase, which codes for MTIAIPGFDYQRVAVDDDVTVNVAVGGTGSPIVLLHGFPQTHLMWRHVAGDLATDHTVICPDLRGYGASDKPEAREADTYSKRTMAADIVTLAGKLGHERFALAGHDRGALVAIRAGLDHPATITHLAVLDVLPTLDMWDILHGSSAAVAFHLYLMAQPPGLPEQMISASPDAFFGYFLDLWAKNPRAIPADLRAEYLRASREAVPSIVADYRASAGIDIEHDRADRATGNRLPMPVTVVQQDWGAALGYDAAALWHTWAADLDHRTTSVGHFMAEEAPDEIVKALRSLLAR
- a CDS encoding AfsR/SARP family transcriptional regulator, with product MQVSIGVLGPVVAWDGVGAPLDLRGPKHRAVLARLVVARGRVVPVDRLVDDLWQEPAPGAVGSVRTFVAALRRALEPQRAPRESARLLVTEGPGYALRLAPDAVDAWRFEDEVAAASTASPHEALERLDRALSWWRGPALAGVDDEPWSRVERSRLEQLRLNAIEQRAEARLDVGRASDVVPDLDAHVAEHPWREEAWRLLALALYRTGRQGDALAVLRRARSLLLEQLGVDPSPRLRRLETDILRQADRVGDGPGSSGPHRVWAETAAAYDRTVASGSGSRLESTVGLLRSLAVTGASGLAAAREQRIAAIAAAEQLGDPDLTARVIGGYDVPAIWTRSDDPAQAAQIVAAAERALTALGSDSSEATRARLLATIAVESRGTRTARGPEAAEEAERIARRLGDPALLAFALNGVFMQTFHRAGLAPQRDRIGAELVALSARHGLGTFEILGHLVRLQARSALADFATGDRHAAAADRLAARYDRPLVGVFTQWYRALRLAATEPSPQAAEAAYRDGAARLADAGMPGVERGLLPLALLCLRVSHGEPAHFDDGTDWGPHTPWARPLVLLGRNRPADAAAALRQVPDPPRDLLFEALWCLTFRAAIALDDRTVMRRARIALTPAADELAGAGSGMLTAGPVSRHLDDLDAALRRTR
- a CDS encoding dihydrofolate reductase family protein encodes the protein MRKLTFGMNLSLDGYIAAPGDDLGWSVPSDELFQWWSDRVAATGTALYGRRLWETMSSHWPTADQQPGATPAQIEFARRWRDMPKVVFSSTTSTVGENTRLVTGDAVTEITRLKAEDGGPMDIGGATLAAAAMRGGLIDEYAIVTHPVLVGGGTPFFATLDNRVDLTLVETRTFPGGVVLTRYETRR
- a CDS encoding SigE family RNA polymerase sigma factor; the encoded protein is MDDAEFREFVEARYAELLRTAYLLTGSRDAAQDLVHDALLKVMRHWRRVDEPIAYVRRAMVNERTSRWRRIGLRELLTSAVPDRAGPDSADAVVARDELLAALDRLPARMRTVLVLRYWEDLPEAEVAQAMGCSVGTVKSQAARGLARLRDVLGSGVAGRPELTGRLMGERA
- a CDS encoding helix-turn-helix transcriptional regulator; the protein is MGKKLRLVGSGEIRIMLGGVSRQRVYQITNRRDFPEPVATLQMGNVWLAEDVEAWIATRRGDLD
- a CDS encoding HAD-IA family hydrolase encodes the protein MGRPEAAPEKMKPDPFPVLAAIRELGAEQAECVLVGDSATDIEAAHAAGIAAIGYANKPGKRERFTAAEAVIDSMAEMVAAFAVDEL
- a CDS encoding maleylpyruvate isomerase family mycothiol-dependent enzyme, which translates into the protein MHAILTFSDHLRLINERSTAFRAAVAAAPSLDLQVPTHPERTLFDLVQHVGMGRRKSAAIVAAGPADAPPEKSAWEDGMGAPREREALLAWWTESVEQLTSALREAGPDRGCWTWWDDSPSPQTSGAWARRQVPEIAVYTYDAQLTVGAPQPLPEEVALDGFDDCQFTLCATTVAWPHAPAIVDYHATEGHSWRLRLSPDGAQVAHLTPAAGEDPDTADASARGTGSDLVLFFYGRIPLDSLTFEGDRRIFDQLAAWDPSV